GCTGCACGGGCAACTAAGCCTAGATAGAGCAAGCGGTAAAGTGACTGGTGCACGATATAGCGGCAGACGTAATCAGTGCATGCAAAGTGACCGGTACACGATATGGTGGCGCGCGTATGGTGCACGACGATATAGCGGCATGCATACACTAGTGCAATGAAAAGAGATGGAAGGCTCTAAAATGCAGTACACCAAACTTGGTTTATCAAATTTAGTGGTATCGCGTATTTGTTTGGGCTGCATGGGTTTTGGTGACCCTGCGGCTGGCCAACACACCTGGACTATTGGCGAGGACGAGACGCGCACGATTGTGCAGCGAGCCCTTGATGCCGGCATTAACTTTTTTGATACGGCTATTGCCTACCAAAGCGGCACATCAGAAGCTTATCTGGGGCGTGCATTAAACGCTATCGCACAGCGCGATGACGTAGTGGTAGCTACAAAGTTTTTGCCGCGCACAGCATCTGAGATTGCAGAGGGTGTGAGCGGGCAGCAGCATATCATCAACAGCATTGACGCAAGCTTGTCGCATCTGGGCATGGACTATGTTGACCTGTATATCTATCACATGTGGGATTACAATACGCCGCTCAAAGACGTGATGGAAGGTTTAGCTCAGGTGGTTGCGGCTGGTAAGGCTCGCTATATTGGCATTGCAAATGTGTATGCGTGGCAGCTTGAAAAAGCGAATGCGCTTGCGGAGCGAGAGGGATTTCCTAAGTTTGTAAGCGTGCAAAACCATATGAACCTGATATTTCGTGAAGATGAGCGCGAAACCTTGCCGTGCTGCACAGAGGAGCAGATAGCGTTGACTCCTTATAGTGCACTTGCAAGCGGTCGTTTATCACGCCGCCTTGGAGAGACGAGCAAGCGATTAAAAGAGGATAGCTATGCTCAGCTTAAATACGATGCTACTGCCGAGGCTGATGCGCGAGTAATTGCCCGTGTAGCTGAGGTGGCTGATGCCCGCGGTGTTTCAATGACTGAGATTGCGCTTGCATGGCTGCTTGCAAAAGTTGCAGCGCCCATAGTTGGAGCTACTAAACTGCATCACGTTGACGGGGCTGTTTCTGCAGTTGATATAAACCTATCAAAGGAAGAAGTTTCTTATCTTGAAGAACTGTATGTTCCGCATGCTCTTGTAGGGGTCATGGCGCAAAATAAGCCTGCTGATTCTGGTAAAGAACACGTATGGTTCTCAAATGCAAAATATCTGCAAAACGAGGACAAAAACTAGTGGGAGCTTGAAGCAACTGTTAGGATTTATCCACAGGTTGCTAATAGTTTTAGGCGCATATTGGTGTTTGGTGATTGATGTCTAGTGTTTTTAAGGGCTCACGGGGGTCTATTCTGGGGGCAAATCGGTCTAGTGTACGAATTTTTCGCTAAGGGTAAAGTATAGTGGGTTGGTATAAGAGGGGAAATTGACATTTCCGCAGGATTTTTGCTTTAGTTAAGCGAAGTGTACTCACACCCCAAGAGAAATTTCGTACACTAGACCGCTTTGCTTAATTCTCAATAGAACTATCGAGCAAGTCATTAGGATTTTCGGCTGCGTGTCATAACGATACCCACAATTGAGCCGATGAGGGCAAAGGGTGCAATGCGTACAAAGAGCCACTCAAATCCGTGCAAAAATGTCCCAGCAACAGCAGTTTCTGCGTCACGATAGTCCCATGTGAGATAGGAGCTTTCAAGCAGTGCAAAGCATATTAACCCAATAAGGGTGAGCACACATATAGCTATAAAAAGGTATTGAGTGTTTCTTCTTCGGGTCTCCTGATTGCGAGCAAGCTGCAAATTGATTATCTCAAGCTTCTCAGATAAAGCTACCAAGCTAGATGCCTCTGTTTCGTCAATTGGTGCCCCCAACAACTCGCTTACTGATGTTTTAAGGGCATCGGCTAGAGCAATAAGCATTTCTGCGTCAGGGATTGATAGACCGCGTTCCCATTTAGAAACGGTTTGTCGTACAACGTGAACCTTCATGGCAAGTTCGTCTTGAGACAGACCTTGAGCTTTTCTGCGTGCCTGTATGTTGGTGCTTAGCATCGTATACCTCCTATGCAGCGTTTATCACTTTCGCTTCAACGTGTATGTACAACTCATAGTATCGAGGCACATGCTTCGTTGCTTCAAGCAACGTTTATTAACAAGCCTACATATCTTGCTCAGAAGCCCTGTTATTCAACCAATTCGCAAAGGGCTTCGATAAACGCCTTCCAATTGTGCGCACGTGCCAGAATGCCGACATTGCCCGGTTCAATCAGTACTTGCACCAAAGGGTCAAAGAGTTCGTTAAAAACTGCACGTTGCTGAACACTAAAAGCCAGCATGAGCACAAGGCTTACACGCTCATCACCCCAGTTAATTGCCCTCTCTGGAATAAATACAGCAATGTGGCTTTCTCGTGCATGCTGTAGAGCATCTGAGCAAGCTCAACAGCATGCACCAGTTGTTTTGAAAAAGCTAAACCAAGAAACGTAGTTCTTGAGCGCTATTTTGAAAGGTGTTCAATCAGCCAGTCAATGGCGCCATTAGGGTCATTGGTTAAGTCGATATACTCTTTACCGCGTGTTGCGATAAAGTATGAGGTGCTGTATCTCAAGAGAAGCGGATTTGAGCTGCTAGATGGTTCTGACCACAGTCAGGTTGTTCAGTTGCTACGTGATACGTGTGAACGTATAGGTTCGGTTCGCGAAACCTATGAAGTGCGCCTTGAGGAGGGCGTTGATGCTCATCTAAGCGAACCGGCACCGCAGCCCGTGCTGATGGTATGTCGTTATATGTATGGCATTGAGGGTGATTTACGAGCGCTTTTGAAGCGGAACGTACTAGGAGCTCAGCAGGGCTATCAAAATTTTGTTTTTACGAGTTGGGAGTCATAAATCATGGCATCAAAAGAAGATATTCTAAGCGTTGCGTTTGAGATAGTTGCCTATGCAGGTGAGGCGCAAAGTGATTTGATTGAGGCGCTGGACAAGGCACGCTCAGGAGATTTTGAGCAGGCGCACAAGTTGCACAGCCAAGCCGAACAGGCGCTCATAGGTGCTCATCATGTACAAACAAAGCTCTTATCGCAGGAGGCGGACGGTGCCGATATGAACGTGAGCTTTTTGATGGTTCACGCGCAAGATACCTTGATGACTGCCATGATGTTGGAAAAGCAGACGGTCTTTATGATTGATGCCTATGAGCGGCTCGCACGCCTTGAGGAGCAGCTGGGGTAGTGCGAAGTCTATAGACTGTGAGAGCGTTGTTGCTTTGGCAATAGCTATCAACCAAGCAGTTTGGCACACAGACTATAGGTGCTCCAGCAGATAGACTATACGTGCTCCACCAAGTAGCAGTGGTGAATCTTTTGATTGCGAGCAAAGTCAGGCGGAATGGTTTGAGCGCTGATGTCGGTTAGCTTTAAGCCAAGTGCAGCAAGCTCGTCCCACGCCGGCTTAAAGTTGCGCAAATTGCAGGAAAACACTGCCACGCCACTAGGCATAAGAATCTGTTGAATAGCGCTCAGTAGCTCTACATGGTCGCGCTGGACATCCCAGCTTCGTTGTCCCATTTTGCTTGAGTTAGAAAAGGTCGGCGGGTCACAGAAAATCAAATCCCACTGATTGTTTCGCCGTATTTGACCTTGCAACCAGCCTAGTACGTCATCACGTACATAGTAGTGCTCGCTGCCGGTAAAACCGTTTGCAGCCATATTGCGCTCAGCCCAATCGAGGTAGGTATTTGATAAATCAACCGTTACCGTTTCTTGCACGCCACCATCAGCCGCGTAGCAACTTGCGGTGCCCGTATAGGCAAACAAGTTGAGGAAATAGCGTGACTTGCGCTCACGTGCAAGGCTGCGTACCAGATTGCGCGTCAAACGGTGGTCAAGAAAAATTCCAGTATCGAGGTAGTCATCAAAGTTAAGTTCAAAACTCAAACCACCCTCTTCAATAATAGGGTGAATACTTTGCTGCGCAGAATAGCCCTTTTGTCGGCCATATTGCGAGCCTCCACGTGAACGAGTACGTGCTCGCGCATAGACACAAGACGCATCAACTTCAAGAATTTGAGGTGCGAGGGTGAGCATATCGAGCAAACGTGCTTGCGCCTTGGCAGGGTCAACCGATTTAGGCGGAGCGTATTCTGCAAGCACCAACCAACGCCCAGGCGTTGTCGCACTCCCTTCGTACAAATCAATGGCAGCCGCATAATCGGGCAGGTCGGCGTCATACACGCGGTAGCAATTAACGTGCTCGCGACGAGCCCATTTGCGCAGATGACGCAGGTTTTTCTTAAGGCGGTTGGCAAACTGGATTGATTCTGGAATAAGCAAAGCCGGTTCAAACTCGTTGTCAGCGTGATGTGCCTTTTGCGCGATAGGCGTTTGGTTTGCTTTAACGTTATGTGCAGTAGCAGGCACGCGGTTAACAGGCGAGCCATCAGGCAGGTTCCCAAGCGTTTTAGATGTCAGCTCGTGATGATGGGCAGAAACGCGTTGAGCCGTTTTGGTGTAGCAATATAAGCTTATTGGCTCGTTTTGGAGCATCAGCTCAATATGCTGATGAGCATGGGAAAAGATACGCTCAGGCATTGTATCGCGCGATAGCAAAGCGAGATGAACTTCACGGGTGGATGTTTCAAACAACTGCTGTATAAGTTGCAAGCTTTGATGCGCCTGAGCAAAGGGGACATCGCGCATATCAGCAGCAAGATACAGGACTTGTTGGCTGTATGGCGCTTGATGGTTACGCTGTTCTAAATCTGCTTTACGCTCTGGAGCGTTTATATGCTTTAAGATGGCATCAAACTGTGCGTTAACAATATGAATATCTTTCTGAACCCCTGCCGCTGCGCAAATTCTTTGCACTGTTTGGCGATGTGTATCATCGACCGAGGCAAAAATGCGGAGAGGGTCCTGTTGGGGTTGAGGTGATTGCTTAGCCTCGGCGTTTGGCATATCAGCACTCAGTTTTGCCAAAGTGCCAGCCCCTGAGCTTGTTGCAAGGTTTGACGCCGCTTGCCAAGCGTCATAGCCCCATTTTGTACGTGAGGCATGCATGTTTGTTTGGGTAGCAGTACACGCCGCTTCAAGCGCAATACCTGCGCTCGGTGACAAATCAACCAAAGTGCCCAAGCAACTTGCATGGTCACGTTTATCTAACGCACTGTCCAGCCACCCCAGCTGCGCCAAAACAAAAGCTGCATAATCAGAGCGTAGCAGCGAGAGTTCACCAGCGGCAGATAAGCAATGCTTTGATAAACGCTTAAAGAGAGGTTGACCAGCAAGGTCAAGGCTGATGCTTACGCGGCCTACCTTAACAGCAACATGCACTCGCGCATCGGGATTTGCTAACTCAATATCAGGGCGCTGACCTGTGGTATCGATGAGGCGGTCGCAAAGCGCATCTTTAACCTTCTGTGCAATAAACTGCGTATTGCGGAGCTCTCTTGTAACACCTTGCACAGAAATGGCAAGTGATGAGCCGGGCGTAAGAATATCTTCCCAAGTCAAGGCATAACTTCCGGCGTAGAGCTCATCTGCGGTAACTGCATCAAAGCGACCGAGCACTACATATACACGGCTGGCAAGGCGCGTGTTCTGGCAAGTGCGCATAGCATCTTCAACGGTGCCCGAAAACGTTACGCGGCCCTTGAGCGGGCGCACGCGATGCATATGAAGGAACTTTAACTCTCGGGCAAGCGCAGCCTCAAAGCCTTGAGGACAGCTGGCATATAGCTCAAAAAAGTCTGTCGCGTGCTGTGTATGAGCGGGAGATGCGGGAAACGTTGCGGACATAGGTACCTCGTTCGTGTCAGAGTGCCGCTATTATCCCATGGATTTCACGCTTTATGAGGCTCAAGTGCGTGCGAAAGTTCTAGTTGGCGCAGCAGGTTTTAACGGGGCCAAATTACCGGCAGCAAAAAAGTAAATCGGCGAACGGTCGATTTTTAGCCGTGAACGGTCAATTTAGAAAAATATCTATTAGATTATTAGAATATACGTACATTATGATAATCTACACCACGTAAGGGATTGAAGAGCGTTTTGTTAGCAGCCTTAGAAGCACGTTTCAACATGACGCATTGTTGCTATGTGTTGCCGCTAGCTCGTGAGGTGCTCCTCAAACCAAGGGCAAGGAGGATGTATGTACGTAACACTTCGAGAGGTTTTAGCTGAGGCAACAAAGCTCAACATGGCGGTTGGCGCGTTTAATACGCACAACCTTGAGATGCTGCCTGCCATCATAAAAGTTGCTGCTGAGCAAAAAACACCGGTCATCATTCAAACAAGCGAAGGCACGGCGAGCTACGTTGGACATCACAATCTGGTTGCAGTGTGCCGCTCAATGGCAGATGAATACGGTGTCAATGTGGTACTCCATCTTGACCATGCAAAGGATTTTGACGAGATTAGAAAAGCTGTTGATGCAGGATATAGCTCCATTATGTTTGATGGGTCGGCGCTGCCGTTCAAAGAAAATATCCTCGGTACCAAGCGTGTTGTTGATTATGCTAAGCGCGGTGGAGCCTCGGTTGAAGGCGAGCTGGGTACGGTGGGTGGCACCGAGGATGGCGTTGCAGTAGCGCAGGAGGACGTGCGCTACACCGACCCTGACCAGGCGGTTGAGTTTATTCGTGAGACCGGCATTGATGCACTTGCAGTAGCCATCGGAACCAATCATGGTCAGTACAAGTCCAAAACTAATATTTCGTTTGAACAGCTTGAGAAAATTCGCGATGCAGTTAAGGGCTTTCCGCTTGTTATTCATGGTGGCACCGGCGTGTCAGATGAGGATGTAAAACGGGTTATTGACCTTGGTATTCGCAAGTTCAACGTAGGAACTGACTTGCTGGTTAACTGGAATTTAGCATCGAGGCATGCTTATGGCGAGCACAAAGAAAATACCTCTGCACGCAACAATGTGCTCCCTGCGCTTGATGCTGTTGCTGAGGTTGTTGAGCATCGCATTAAGCTTTTTAAGAACTTGGGCTAGGAGAGCGCTATGCACATCTTAGAGATGCTCAAGCCTGAAAATGTTCGTATTGAACCGGGGGTTTCTACCTGGGAAGATGCTGTTCGCTTGGCGGTTGCTCCACTTGAAGAGGGCAACTACGTTGAGCCGCGCTATGCCGATGAGATTATTCGTGCTACCCATGAGTTGGGGCCATATTACGTGCTCACTGAGGATATAGCGCTGATTCACGGTCGGCCTGAGGACGGCACGATTAAAGGTCAACTTGCTGTGACGCTGCTTAAGGAGCCTATCAAGTTTGAGCCAGACGGTTTTGACGTGCGGCTTTTGGTGGCACTTGCAGCCGAGGATGCCCATGCACATCTCGATGTTATGCGCGTGCTTGCGGGCATCTTTATGGACGAAGAAAAGATTGCCACTCTCGTTCAGATGAGCTCAACACGCGAGATTTTTCAGGCATTTACTGAAGGTGCTGAATAGGGTTCACGCTATTGAATAGGGTTCACGCCAGGGCGGCAGCGCTGCCATGGAAAACATCACGGGGTTATCCCGTGCTTGACCAGAGAAGGGGATTGAGATGGTACGGGTTCTTTGTGTGTGCGGTAATGGTTTAGGGAGTAGCTTTGCCGCTCAAATGGCAATCGAGAGTGTTCTTAAAAAGCTCGGCGTTGCCTGTAAGTGCGATCATGATGGCGTTTCAAGTGTTGCTGGTACTGCTCGCAATTTTGACATGATTGTTGCTGCCGAAAACTTTCAAACACAAATTGAAAACGCCAAAACGGGATTGCCGTGCGTGTTTTTGCATCGCCTTGTTGATAAGAAAGAGATTGAAGAGAAGTTGACACCCGTTCTGAGGGAAATGGGTGTTTTGTAAGAGCAGGCGCAGCTCGAAAGGTATGAGGCAGCTATGCCTCGGGAAGGGAGAGCGTACATGGAAGTCTTAAATTTCATTATCACAAACATTTTGACACAAGCATCAATCATCATTGGTATTGTTGCTTTGCTAGGTTTGGCGTTGCAGCGCAAGTCGCTCAACGACATTATCTCGGGCACGCTTAAAACTATCTTGGGCTTTTTGGTGCTCAATGCCGGTTCAAGCGTTATGCAGGGCTCGCTGAGCTTCTTTGGCGATATGTTTAACAGCGCATTTGGCTTTAATGGCATGTCGGCGGTGGTGGCTTCAATTGAGGGCATCAACGGACAGGCAATGACCGATTTAGGGCTAGGCTCAGAAATTGCTATCTGCCTTGCGGGTATTTTTGTAGTCAATATTATTCTTGCACGCTTAACACCCTTTAAGTATGTGTTTTTGACTGGTCAGGCGCTGCTTTGGGAGTCAACGCTTTGCGTGGTCTTTGCATACTTTACGGGGCTGCGCGGTTTACTGCTCATTCTAATTGCATCGCTGGTAGGTGGCGCTTTTGCAACGCTCATGCCGGCTTTTGCTCAGCCAATTGTACGCAAGATTACCGAAAGTGATGACATTGCGCTTGGTCACTTCTGCACCTTTGGCTATATGTTTACCGCACTCATTGCTGGTGTAACCAAGAAGCTATTTGGTAGTTCTGCCTCTGAGTCTGCCGAGGAGCTTGAGCTGCCCTCTGCGTTGTCGTTTATGCAGGACAGCTATCTTGCCGTTATGGTTGTCATGATTCCGTTTTATTTGATTGTAGCGGCCTTTGCTGGCGCGGAAGCTGCTGCGTCATATGCTGGTAAAACCAACTATTTGGTATTTGCATTTTTGCAGGCTATGCAGTTTGTTGTAGGTCTGTATGTCTTGTTAGCAGGTGTTCGTCTGTTGTTGGCTGAGCTCGTTCCGGCATTCCAAGGCATCTCTATGAAGCTGGTACCCGACGCAAAGCCAGCGCTTGATTGCCCGGTACTGTTTACTTATGCGCCTAACTCCGTCATTTTGGGCTTCATTTTTACCACGATTGGCTCTTTGATAGGCATGGCTATCACCGGCTTTATGGGCACCCTAGTTATTCCAGGCGTTATGTCTAACTTCTTTGCAGGCGGCACGGCAGGTATCTTTGGCAATGCGGTTGACGGTCGTCGCGGTGTTATTATTGGCTGCATTTTCCACGGCATTTTTATCATGATTTTGCCTGCGCTGCTTTCACCCATGTTGGCACAAATTGGTTTTGTCAACATGACCTGCACCGATGTTGACACAGTGGTTACGGGCTTCTTCTTTATGGGAGTTCGTTCGGTTCTGTCTTTGTTTGGTGTGGCAATTTAGCCCATACCCCACGGTTTAGTCAGTGCGCCCTCGCCAATATTGCGAGGGCGTTTTTCTTAAAAGTTTATAGGCAAGGTGATAACAATGTCGTTATTTGGTTTTGGCAAAAAGCGCAATGTACAAACAAGTGATAATGCTGCACGTGAGGCAGACCAGAGTGCTGCTCAGAAATCCATCCAGCAGGAGATGCGCATAGCAGAGCTGCGTGCTGAGCTAAAAGAACTTGTAGGCAAAGCGCGCACCACAAAACTCAATGAGCTTGGCAAGCTTTTGGCTGAGTTGGGTGAGTTTGATGAGGCAATTATGGTATACGAAGAAAGCCTCGAGCTTGGTGGTGCAATGGGCAAGGCGTCGGCGGCCCTTATGAAGCTTTACAACAAAAAGCGTGCAGAGGCAGCCGCAAACAAAGATGATGCA
This region of Collinsella sp. zg1085 genomic DNA includes:
- a CDS encoding aldo/keto reductase, translated to MEGSKMQYTKLGLSNLVVSRICLGCMGFGDPAAGQHTWTIGEDETRTIVQRALDAGINFFDTAIAYQSGTSEAYLGRALNAIAQRDDVVVATKFLPRTASEIAEGVSGQQHIINSIDASLSHLGMDYVDLYIYHMWDYNTPLKDVMEGLAQVVAAGKARYIGIANVYAWQLEKANALAEREGFPKFVSVQNHMNLIFREDERETLPCCTEEQIALTPYSALASGRLSRRLGETSKRLKEDSYAQLKYDATAEADARVIARVAEVADARGVSMTEIALAWLLAKVAAPIVGATKLHHVDGAVSAVDINLSKEEVSYLEELYVPHALVGVMAQNKPADSGKEHVWFSNAKYLQNEDKN
- the rlmKL gene encoding bifunctional 23S rRNA (guanine(2069)-N(7))-methyltransferase RlmK/23S rRNA (guanine(2445)-N(2))-methyltransferase RlmL; translation: MSATFPASPAHTQHATDFFELYASCPQGFEAALARELKFLHMHRVRPLKGRVTFSGTVEDAMRTCQNTRLASRVYVVLGRFDAVTADELYAGSYALTWEDILTPGSSLAISVQGVTRELRNTQFIAQKVKDALCDRLIDTTGQRPDIELANPDARVHVAVKVGRVSISLDLAGQPLFKRLSKHCLSAAGELSLLRSDYAAFVLAQLGWLDSALDKRDHASCLGTLVDLSPSAGIALEAACTATQTNMHASRTKWGYDAWQAASNLATSSGAGTLAKLSADMPNAEAKQSPQPQQDPLRIFASVDDTHRQTVQRICAAAGVQKDIHIVNAQFDAILKHINAPERKADLEQRNHQAPYSQQVLYLAADMRDVPFAQAHQSLQLIQQLFETSTREVHLALLSRDTMPERIFSHAHQHIELMLQNEPISLYCYTKTAQRVSAHHHELTSKTLGNLPDGSPVNRVPATAHNVKANQTPIAQKAHHADNEFEPALLIPESIQFANRLKKNLRHLRKWARREHVNCYRVYDADLPDYAAAIDLYEGSATTPGRWLVLAEYAPPKSVDPAKAQARLLDMLTLAPQILEVDASCVYARARTRSRGGSQYGRQKGYSAQQSIHPIIEEGGLSFELNFDDYLDTGIFLDHRLTRNLVRSLARERKSRYFLNLFAYTGTASCYAADGGVQETVTVDLSNTYLDWAERNMAANGFTGSEHYYVRDDVLGWLQGQIRRNNQWDLIFCDPPTFSNSSKMGQRSWDVQRDHVELLSAIQQILMPSGVAVFSCNLRNFKPAWDELAALGLKLTDISAQTIPPDFARNQKIHHCYLVEHV
- a CDS encoding helix-turn-helix domain-containing protein translates to MLSTNIQARRKAQGLSQDELAMKVHVVRQTVSKWERGLSIPDAEMLIALADALKTSVSELLGAPIDETEASSLVALSEKLEIINLQLARNQETRRRNTQYLFIAICVLTLIGLICFALLESSYLTWDYRDAETAVAGTFLHGFEWLFVRIAPFALIGSIVGIVMTRSRKS
- a CDS encoding PTS sugar transporter subunit IIB yields the protein MVRVLCVCGNGLGSSFAAQMAIESVLKKLGVACKCDHDGVSSVAGTARNFDMIVAAENFQTQIENAKTGLPCVFLHRLVDKKEIEEKLTPVLREMGVL
- a CDS encoding PTS sugar transporter subunit IIA; amino-acid sequence: MHILEMLKPENVRIEPGVSTWEDAVRLAVAPLEEGNYVEPRYADEIIRATHELGPYYVLTEDIALIHGRPEDGTIKGQLAVTLLKEPIKFEPDGFDVRLLVALAAEDAHAHLDVMRVLAGIFMDEEKIATLVQMSSTREIFQAFTEGAE
- a CDS encoding PTS lactose/cellobiose transporter subunit IIA, coding for MASKEDILSVAFEIVAYAGEAQSDLIEALDKARSGDFEQAHKLHSQAEQALIGAHHVQTKLLSQEADGADMNVSFLMVHAQDTLMTAMMLEKQTVFMIDAYERLARLEEQLG
- a CDS encoding class II fructose-bisphosphate aldolase, whose product is MYVTLREVLAEATKLNMAVGAFNTHNLEMLPAIIKVAAEQKTPVIIQTSEGTASYVGHHNLVAVCRSMADEYGVNVVLHLDHAKDFDEIRKAVDAGYSSIMFDGSALPFKENILGTKRVVDYAKRGGASVEGELGTVGGTEDGVAVAQEDVRYTDPDQAVEFIRETGIDALAVAIGTNHGQYKSKTNISFEQLEKIRDAVKGFPLVIHGGTGVSDEDVKRVIDLGIRKFNVGTDLLVNWNLASRHAYGEHKENTSARNNVLPALDAVAEVVEHRIKLFKNLG
- a CDS encoding PTS ascorbate transporter subunit IIC; the protein is MEVLNFIITNILTQASIIIGIVALLGLALQRKSLNDIISGTLKTILGFLVLNAGSSVMQGSLSFFGDMFNSAFGFNGMSAVVASIEGINGQAMTDLGLGSEIAICLAGIFVVNIILARLTPFKYVFLTGQALLWESTLCVVFAYFTGLRGLLLILIASLVGGAFATLMPAFAQPIVRKITESDDIALGHFCTFGYMFTALIAGVTKKLFGSSASESAEELELPSALSFMQDSYLAVMVVMIPFYLIVAAFAGAEAAASYAGKTNYLVFAFLQAMQFVVGLYVLLAGVRLLLAELVPAFQGISMKLVPDAKPALDCPVLFTYAPNSVILGFIFTTIGSLIGMAITGFMGTLVIPGVMSNFFAGGTAGIFGNAVDGRRGVIIGCIFHGIFIMILPALLSPMLAQIGFVNMTCTDVDTVVTGFFFMGVRSVLSLFGVAI